In Bacteroidota bacterium, a single genomic region encodes these proteins:
- a CDS encoding outer membrane beta-barrel protein, which produces MADNKKHIDDFIKSKMNNYQPSFSPSHWDKMKTSLSGNSVSKLVFLKSKAFKKISYVAASILILAFTYFILFNQNNSKEEVAKEKISQTKEVKTRKRIAQSSKTSLEKKEIQLSKNNISKVKKAKNKSTNKKSDNFNSIVLKTKKASSQQKFDNKFVNQTKETPIPQFTKISTLAMDIVLQRAMIFSFLNETKDSTKLSQVHVVIPTPRSKKKKNISLSFGLANDYFDLASNISYEGYLYQNKNKSYISPGFFVTFRTNKKINFKSGFSYTNKKYKIDYNNISTPLSPLKPTFSDIDLKYFEVPILLTYKYFSSENINLTISSGIVSSFLVMHSNQTLYFDNSSSKEPFSNYKNIRINPTLSTDINYLLFNDLSIVFSPTIRLNTSGGLIEGNTKEHDIFELKKILTGIYVGINYKF; this is translated from the coding sequence ATGGCTGATAATAAAAAACATATTGATGATTTTATCAAATCAAAGATGAATAATTATCAACCCTCATTTTCTCCTTCACATTGGGATAAAATGAAAACTTCATTATCAGGAAACAGTGTTAGTAAATTAGTATTCTTAAAGTCAAAAGCATTTAAGAAAATCTCTTATGTGGCTGCTTCAATATTGATTTTAGCTTTTACTTATTTTATTTTATTCAATCAAAACAACAGCAAAGAAGAAGTTGCAAAAGAAAAAATTTCGCAAACAAAAGAAGTAAAAACAAGAAAAAGAATAGCACAAAGCTCAAAAACATCATTAGAAAAAAAGGAAATACAATTATCAAAAAACAACATTTCAAAAGTTAAAAAAGCAAAGAATAAAAGCACAAATAAAAAATCAGATAATTTCAATTCCATAGTATTAAAAACAAAAAAAGCAAGTTCACAACAAAAATTTGACAATAAATTCGTCAATCAAACTAAAGAAACTCCAATTCCACAATTCACAAAAATATCTACCTTAGCTATGGATATTGTTTTGCAAAGAGCAATGATATTTTCTTTTTTAAATGAAACAAAAGATTCAACAAAACTTTCGCAAGTACATGTAGTTATCCCTACGCCACGGTCAAAGAAAAAGAAAAACATTTCATTATCTTTTGGTTTAGCGAATGATTATTTTGACCTCGCAAGTAACATATCTTATGAGGGCTATCTTTATCAAAATAAAAATAAAAGCTATATATCTCCCGGATTTTTTGTTACATTCAGAACAAATAAAAAAATCAATTTTAAAAGCGGATTTTCATATACCAATAAAAAATACAAAATTGATTACAATAATATTTCCACACCTTTATCCCCATTAAAGCCTACTTTTTCTGATATTGATTTAAAATATTTTGAAGTCCCAATTCTTTTAACCTACAAATACTTTAGTTCTGAGAATATTAATCTGACAATTTCATCTGGAATTGTTTCAAGTTTTTTAGTTATGCACAGCAACCAAACACTTTATTTTGATAATTCTTCAAGCAAAGAACCATTTTCAAATTACAAAAATATCAGAATAAATCCAACACTTAGCACTGACATCAACTACCTATTATTTAATGACTTAAGCATAGTGTTTTCACCAACAATACGATTGAATACAAGTGGTGGACTGATAGAAGGAAATACAAAAGAACACGACATTTTTGAATTAAAAAAAATATTAACTGGCATTTATGTTGGTATTAACTATAAATTTTAA
- a CDS encoding type IX secretion system membrane protein PorP/SprF yields MKKLLLFSVILTFLIEARAQDPQFTQFYANPIYLNPAFAGTSGGPRFAMNYRNQWPSIGASFVTYTASYDQHFDVIGGGIGFQALYDQAGDGELSTTKANFMYSYHLRVSKKFSIKAGLQASITKKSLDFNKLLWRDQIDNRLGFIYNTQEPLPNTNGKTEIEPFTDFSAGILGFTKKFYAGFAVHHINEPEQSFLGNPGSTLPMKMTGHIGMLIPMDKEREHKSFFSPNILYQKQDHFMQLNVGAYYINKFFITGVWYRQTSVNSDAVMALIGVKKDQLKFGYSYDITISDVNKASLGSHEISLIVEMKVYKRPPPKHWQRLDCPDF; encoded by the coding sequence ATGAAAAAACTCTTACTATTTAGTGTTATACTAACATTTTTAATAGAAGCAAGGGCACAAGATCCCCAATTCACGCAATTTTATGCAAATCCAATTTATTTAAATCCAGCTTTTGCAGGTACATCAGGAGGTCCCAGATTTGCAATGAACTACAGAAACCAATGGCCAAGTATTGGAGCTTCTTTTGTTACTTACACAGCTTCCTATGACCAACATTTTGATGTAATAGGTGGTGGTATTGGTTTTCAAGCCCTTTACGACCAAGCAGGTGATGGAGAATTATCCACAACAAAAGCAAATTTCATGTACTCATATCATTTGCGTGTAAGCAAAAAATTTTCAATAAAAGCAGGATTACAAGCATCAATAACTAAAAAGAGTTTAGATTTTAATAAATTACTTTGGAGAGATCAAATTGACAACCGCTTAGGTTTTATTTATAACACTCAAGAACCACTTCCTAATACAAATGGAAAAACAGAAATTGAACCTTTCACTGATTTTTCAGCAGGTATTTTAGGATTTACAAAGAAGTTCTATGCAGGCTTTGCAGTTCACCATATTAACGAACCCGAACAATCATTTTTAGGAAACCCAGGCAGTACCCTTCCTATGAAAATGACAGGACACATAGGAATGTTGATTCCAATGGACAAAGAAAGAGAACATAAATCATTTTTCTCACCAAATATTTTATACCAAAAGCAAGATCACTTTATGCAATTAAATGTAGGTGCATACTATATAAATAAGTTTTTTATAACAGGGGTTTGGTATCGTCAAACATCCGTTAACAGTGATGCAGTCATGGCACTTATAGGCGTAAAGAAAGATCAGCTAAAATTCGGATATAGTTATGATATTACAATTTCTGATGTCAATAAAGCTTCATTAGGAAGTCATGAAATTTCATTAATTGTAGAAATGAAAGTTTATAAAAGACCTCCTCCTAAGCATTGGCAAAGATTAGATTGTCCTGATTTTTAA
- a CDS encoding type IX secretion system membrane protein PorP/SprF has translation MKRLVVLIFIFISLGLKAQDPEFTQFYANPLYLNPAFAGTAQGPRLIMNYRNQWPSLQSSFVTYAASWDQHFDKLAGGIGAQVMYDRAGDGELSTYQGSFIYSYHLNLSPKFSIKAGLQTSIQQKTIDFSKLIFGDMIHPRQGVVRETQENLPAPGFYKMNPFLDFSAGIMAFTKRFYAGAAVHHINKPKQSFLDDPSSILNRKYTSHIGMMIPLENSRFPTKFFSPNILFQMQDNFMQFNVGAYFIKDYFISGIWFRQTSANFDAVMALIGIKKDPVKIGYSYDITFSEARFGARGSHEISLIFELDSRDRVPSTKWRKMQCPDF, from the coding sequence ATGAAAAGATTAGTCGTTTTAATATTTATATTTATCAGTCTGGGATTAAAAGCTCAAGATCCTGAATTCACACAATTTTATGCAAATCCACTTTACTTGAATCCTGCATTTGCAGGAACAGCTCAAGGTCCACGATTGATAATGAACTATAGAAATCAATGGCCATCACTACAGTCATCTTTTGTAACTTATGCCGCATCATGGGATCAACATTTTGATAAGCTTGCAGGAGGAATTGGAGCACAAGTAATGTATGACCGTGCAGGAGATGGAGAACTTTCTACATATCAAGGAAGCTTTATTTACTCTTATCACCTTAATCTTTCACCAAAATTTTCTATCAAAGCAGGATTGCAGACAAGTATCCAACAAAAAACCATAGATTTTAGTAAACTTATTTTTGGCGATATGATTCATCCTCGCCAAGGAGTTGTCCGCGAAACTCAGGAAAACCTTCCTGCTCCCGGATTTTATAAAATGAATCCATTTCTTGATTTCTCTGCAGGAATTATGGCTTTTACAAAACGATTTTATGCAGGAGCTGCAGTACATCATATTAACAAACCTAAACAAAGTTTTTTAGATGATCCTTCATCAATACTTAACAGAAAATATACTTCCCACATTGGAATGATGATTCCTCTTGAGAATTCACGATTTCCTACTAAATTTTTCTCTCCAAACATTCTTTTTCAAATGCAGGATAATTTTATGCAATTCAATGTAGGAGCATATTTTATTAAAGATTATTTTATTAGTGGAATTTGGTTTCGTCAAACATCTGCTAATTTTGATGCAGTAATGGCGTTGATTGGAATTAAAAAAGACCCTGTTAAAATTGGATACAGCTATGACATCACTTTTTCAGAAGCTCGTTTTGGAGCACGTGGCAGTCATGAAATTTCTCTAATATTTGAATTAGATTCTCGCGATAGAGTTCCTTCTACAAAATGGAGAAAAATGCAATGTCCCGATTTTTAG
- a CDS encoding acetyl-CoA carboxylase biotin carboxyl carrier protein subunit produces the protein MAKQDAKEVKYTTFKIHTAKYKTLLTKKFREREIYKPKDDKKVTAFIPGTIKKIYVKEGKDVKNGQKLFILEAMKMDNIITSKVSGKVKEIHVSLDDKVTREQLLLEIV, from the coding sequence ATGGCAAAACAAGATGCTAAAGAAGTAAAATATACTACTTTTAAGATACATACGGCAAAATATAAAACTCTATTGACAAAGAAGTTTAGAGAAAGGGAAATATATAAGCCAAAAGATGATAAAAAAGTAACTGCATTTATTCCCGGTACTATAAAAAAGATTTATGTAAAAGAAGGGAAGGATGTAAAAAATGGTCAAAAACTTTTTATTCTTGAAGCAATGAAAATGGACAATATAATAACTTCCAAAGTTAGTGGGAAGGTTAAAGAGATACACGTAAGTTTAGATGACAAGGTTACGAGGGAACAGTTGCTTTTAGAGATAGTATAA